A region of the Zymomonas mobilis subsp. mobilis ATCC 10988 genome:
ACTAGAAAAAAGGTCAACATATTAGCGGTGAATTTTAGATGAAGTTTTTCATGACAGTCAGAGTAAAATGACAGATGTTATCAGAAAGATCGGGCGGCCTGCCGTCTTTATTATAAGACAACAGGCACTATCCCTTTCAGATTTAAGATAATTTTTTCTTGAGATTGAACATGGTAATAGCCGCCTTGGCTGCATCACCACCCTTGTTTTTTTGTTGAGGATCAGCGCGAACCAAGGCCTGCTGTTCATTTTCGACGGTCAAAATACCGTTACCGATCACTAAACCATCTAAAGTCAAAGCCATAACGCCACGGGCGCTTTCTGAAGCGACGATCTCGAAATGATAGGTTTCGCCCCGAATAACCACGCCTAAAGCGACAAAGGCATCATAAAGACCGGTATCAGATGCCATAGTAATGGCTGCCGGAATTTCGAGCGCGCCCGGCACCGTAATGACTTCACATTCGTGACCAGCTTCTTCAATGGCCTGTTTGGCACCTTGAATCAGCATATCATTCAAATGGCTATAGAAACGTGCTTCGACAATTAAGAATTTAGCCATTTCAGGCTCCTTCGGTAATAGGCTGTTCGCCCGTTATGTTAAGGCCATATCCAGCCAAGGCTACAGGCATATGGTGGCTGTTCGTCAGAAGAATCATATCTCTGACCCCCAATTCCGCCAGAATTTGTGCGCCTATACCATAATCGCGGTGAATCGTTTCCTGATTTCGGCTGGCAGCCCATACAGAGCTTTTATCGGCACTATTTTCCTGTGAACGTTGAACAAGAACAACGACACCAGCCCCTTTCTTTGCAATGATTTCCATCGAACGGGATAAAAGCTGCTGCCTAGAGCCTGTTTGACCCAGCATATCCGTAAAAGGATCAATGGCGTGCATCCGAACAAGGGTCGGTTCATCAGCTGAAATCTGTCCTTTGACCAAGGCCAAGGATTCGCTGCCGGTCGCTTTGTTTCTGAAACGGATGGCTTGCCAATCACCGCCATAAAGGCTGTTGAAAGATTTTTCTTCTATCAACTCGACATTATTATCATGTTCGCGCCGCCATGCGATCAAATCGCGGATGGTGCCTATCTTGATATTATGTCTTTGAGCAAAAGTGACCAGATCATCAAGACGAGCCATTGTCCCGTCTTCTTTCATCACTTCACAGATAACACCGGAAGCATTTAATCCAGCCAAACGTGCAATATCAACAGCGGCTTCCGTATGTCCCGCCCTGACCAGAACGCCGCCCGATTTTGCGGCTAAGGGGAAAACATGACCTGGGGTTACGATGTCTTCTGCACCGCGAGAACTGTCGATAGCAACTGCAATGGTTCTTGCCCTGTCGCCAGCAGAAATGCCTGTTGTAACACCTTCTTTGGCTTCAATCGAAACGGTGAAAGCCGTTTGCAGAGGCGCGTTATTCTCGCGTGACATCGGGGCTAGACCCAAACTAGTTACGCGCTCTTTAGTCATGGCGAGGCAGACCAATCCTCGTCCATGCGTCGCCATAAAATTGATGGCTGCCGGTGTTGCCATCTGTGCCGGAATAATCAGATCGCCTTCATTTTCACGATCTTCATCATCAACCAGAATAAATATTCGACCATTCCGTGCTTCTTCGATCAGCTCTTCAACCGAAGATAGAAAAGGATGCCGTTTGGTCGATCCTTTTACAATAGGGGTGTTCTTACTCATACCGCGACATTTCCTAAAGCATTCATTCTGGCAAGATAGCGCGAGAGAACATCAATTTCGATATTGACAAAATCACCGGCTTTCAGATCGCCCAGCGTGGTTTTTTCGGCGGTGTGAGGAATGATGTTGATAGAAAACAGCACTTTGCCATCGACATCTTTAACTTCGTTCACCGTAAGTGATACGCCGTCGAGAGAGACTGATCCTTTTTCTGCAATATGCGGGGCGACTTCGGGGCCAGCTTCAATCAGAAAATTATGGGAGTCACCGACCGCCGTAATCGAAACAACTTTACCAATGCCATCGACATGACCTGTAACGATATGGCCGCCCAATTCATCGCCTATTTTTAAGGCACGTTCCAGATTAAGTTTTTGGCCTTTTTCCCAGCGTCCCGGTGCCGTGCGGGAAACAGATTCGCCAGAAACGGTAACCTCAAACCAGTTGCGAGGCGTTGTCCCTTTGTCAACCACGGTCAGACAAACACCGGAACAGGCGATAGAGGAACCGGTAGGAACGGTATCCATAGGATATTCTGTTGCAATACGAATGCGGCGATCGCCTTCCTGCGTAACAGAAGTAATCTCGCCAATATCGGTAACAATGCCGGTGAACATGGGGTAAGCTCCGTTCCTGTGAAGGGTAATAAAATTATTTTATATATTGTTTTTTGATAAATTTATTTTTTTGTAAATAAGCCCATTTTTATATTCGTAAATAGGCTTCCAACTGGTCATTGCCAAGCGTTCTTCTCTCTTTGAGATGCCAACGATGATGCGCTTCAGATAAATTCGTTAATCCAATATCAGCCAAGGCATGCAAGCCCTTCCCAATAAGAATAGGGGCGCGATAGAGTAATATCCGATCAACCAGATCGGCCTTTAAAAAAGCCGCGGCTGTTTTTGCCCCGCCTTCAATCAGGACATGATCGGCAGTTGTTTTGATAATATCTGTGGGCTCTCTTAATCCAATCCAGCCGGAAGGGATTTCTCCATGGCCTAAAACTGCTTTTTTCGGTGAGCGATCGCCTAAACCTTGTAAGCGGACATTGAGAGAGGGCTTGTCAAATTCCAGTGTTTTTCGACCGACAACAATCAGCTCTGATCGCATTCTTTCCAAATGGGCATGCGCTCTCGCCCTTTCTCCGGTAATCCACTGGCTTTCGCCATTTTCTAACGCGATACAACCATCAAGCGAAGTCGCCATCTTTAACGTAACATAAGGCCGAGCTTTCAGTTGACGACTGAAAAAACCAGACATCGATTGCGCCGCCTGCTTCTCAAGAAGACCACACTCCACTTTGATACCGGCTGCGACCATTTTGGAAATACCTTGGCCATTGGTTCGGGGGTCAGGGTCACGACAAGCAATAACTACTCTTTCAGGCAGAGCGGCAACCAAACTATCGCTACAGGTTGGGCCCCTGTTACTTTTATGGGCGCAAGGCTCCAAGGTGACATAAACAGTTGCCCCCTTCAGCGATTGGCATTGTGACAAAGCCATCGCCTCCGCATGAGGTCGTCCGCCTGACTGTGTCCAGCCACGTCCGATGATCTGATTATCTTTATTGACAATAATACAGCCAACAGAAGGCGAGGGGGCAGTCAGGCCTTTACTTCTTTCGCCAAGGGCGATGGCGGCTTGCATCCAGCGGATATCATTTTCAAGATGGGTCAAATTGACAGCCTGCTTTTCAAATATGTTGCCCTAATTTTGTGTTGAATAGCCTAACACATGGCCAAATTCACGCCAGCGCTTGCGAGATTCTTCTTGTCTGGCCTCAAGTTTTTTTTGATCTTCGAGATTTTTAGACTGAATTTCGGCATCGCTACGTGCGCCATTGATATTTTGGACAAAGATAATTTCAGGATCCGGCTTTTCTATCTTTGAGCTAAAAAACATCATGGAAACCATGCCCCCCGTCAAGGCAAGCGAAAGGATGGCTATCACTGGCCGGATATGCCCATGATTTCGGATAAATGCGTTTATATCCTGCCATAAAATAGAAATTTTGTTTCGAACCATATCCGGTAATTTATAGGCTTCCTGAAAAATCACCAGCCCTGCTTTTGCACAAATAATTGAGAACAGAAAAAAAGATTATTTTGGTATAATTTTCCAAAATGAGAAATTATCTTCATAATGGTTAAGTTGTATTTGGATATTCCCCCTTGAAAGTGGCATATCTCATAGAAATATGCATTGTATATATCTGTAATTTTGATGAGGAATAACGGGCGTGAGAATAGCCCTGCTAGATGATGATCTGGAAACGGCTGCTCAGTTAAATGCAATTTTGACTGAAGCGGGTTACGACTGTCGTTCTTTCCATAAAGGCTATGCCCTTTTAAGAATGCTGCGCAGCGAAACGGTTGATTTATTATTACTTGATTGGAATGTGCCTGATTTTTCAGGGATTGAAATCATAGAATGGGTCAATAAACATTGCGATCCGAAACCGCCTATTCTGCTCTCAACGGCGAGAACGGCGGCCGAAGATATTGTTACTGGCCTGAATGCCGGAGCAGATGATTATCTGGTTAAGCCCGTTCAGCCTGAAATCTTGCTGGCTCGGGTAAAGGCTGTCTTGCGGCGTAGTTATCCAACACCACCGTCAGATGGTATTGAACATTACGACGATTATACCTTTGATGTTTCAAGAGAGCAGGTGTCTCTAGGCAATACGCTTATTCCGATGACATCAAAGGAGTTTACGCTTTCCTTGCTGTTATTCCGTAATCTGCATCGACCATTGTCACGGGGATATATTTTTGAAACCCTTTGGGGACGGAATCCGGATTTGCCGACCCGAACACTTGATACCCATATCTCAAAAATCAGAACCAAACTTAATTTGAGACCGGAAAATGGTTATCGGTTAGCGCCTGTTTATGCCTATGGTTACCGTTTGGAACGGCTAGCTGAAAAGAAAGCCATCGCTGCAGAAGCTGTTCGGTAAAGAATGTTTTGGAAGCGCGGAAGCCTCCGGCCTTTTCTTCTGGGCTGTGCACTTCTGTTTTTAGGAAGCGGCCATAGCGAAAAGGCTGTAGCCGCGCATTTCGAAAACCATCAATCCGTTGAATATATCGTTGAGCAAGGCGATACGCTTTCTTCTATTGCTCAGCGCTATTTTGACAGAATAAGCGATATGGAAGCTATTGCGAAGCGGGCTGGCGTTTCTTTAAGTCAGCCTTTGCATGCAGGCTTCCATCTTAATATCCCTAAAGCGTTTTTACGGCGTGAAATTTCTACCGCTGTAGTTTCCCATATTTCGGGTCCCGTCACTCTTTTTATTCACGGGAAAAGAGGTTGCCTGCAACAAGGCCAGCCCGTTACCGAGCAAATGACTATTGAGACGGGTTCGTCAGGCTTTGTGACCCTCCTTTTGCCGGACGGCTCGCATGTCAGCATGCCTTCTATGAGCCAGATTACTATCACACGTCTGCGCAAGGTAGCTTTGACCGGAGCGGTTGAGCGATCATTCAAATTAGAAGCAGGGCATGTCCGCGTCCATGCGACGCCTTTATTCCGTTCTGACAGCTATTTTCATATCGCAACACCATCCTCGCTGACAGCTGTCCGAGGGACTGATTTTCGTGTTCATTATATCGAAAATAGTAAGACCCATAAAAAAGAGAATATTGTCGAAGTATTAGAAGGTTTGGTCACAACTGATAATCATAAAATAGTTTATGCGGTTCCTGGCGGATATGGTACCAATTCAATAGAAAAGCTTGATTTTCCTTTGAATACGCCGCCCAGTCCTTCAAACCGTTTAACCATTCTTCGTGATGCCGAGCCCGATATTTTCTTAAGCAAAATGCCGACGGCCTCTGTTTATTATGCTGAATTGTCCAAAGATCCAGATTTCTCTGATTTGCTTTCTGAAAGCTGGCTCGATAATACAGACGTTAAATTACAAGGATTAGGCGACGGGCATTATTATTTGCGGCTTTCTGCTGTTGATAATCATGATCTTGAGGGTGAGGAAAAAGTTTTTCCTATTGATCATAAAACCGGCCATCTCGAGGCTTCGGCTTATTCTTTCTCTGAGGGGGCAGTTTTCCAATGGAAAATACCAGATAATGAAGTAGTTATTAGTCGTTTGCAGGTTGTCGCTAGTAAAATCAGTGAAACTGCTATCCCTATTGTGGATCAATTAGGGGGTAAGACAGGGCTTGTAAAAATTTCCTCTTTGCCGGAAGGGGATTATTACTGGCGTATTATTGCAGCATGGCCAGCAGGGGGACAAATTATATTGCCTTTTCGTAAGTTGCATATTTCAGGAAATAACCCGATGAAAAAAAATGAATGATGTTTTTGACAGTCTGAATACAGAGAACACTGCACGAATAGAAACTGAATTAAAAAATACACTCGTTTTTGAATGGTCTCTATTGGCTCTTGCGGCTACTTTGGCCGTGGTGGTCATCAGCTGGGCTGGGATGACTTCGCAGTTGGATCTCTTTTTCTACGATACCGTTGTAAGGTTGGGATGCCACAAACCTGACCCTTCGGTTCTTATTGTCAAAATTGATGATAATGCTTTGAAAACCATAGCACCTTGGCCATGGTCTCCCGATAAACATGCTAAATTTATTAAACAATTGGATGCCGGACATCCTTTGGAAATAGGATATAATGTCCTGTTTCTTGATCCTTCAGAATCCCAAGCAACAGAAAATTTATCGAAGACCTTAAAAACCAGTAAAACACCGATATTTTTACCGATGTTGGTTGAATCCGGTAATCACAACAAGAAAACGGTTGCGGTTCTACCTTTGCTGGCACCCTCTGCAACTAATGTGGGTCATGTCAGCGTGCCTTTTGATCGCGATGGAATGGTTCGCCGCTATTGGCCTGCCTTGACGGCAAAAGGGCGCTACTGGCCTGCTTTGGTCGAGTTGATGGATAACCCTAAAAAGGTTTATTCCGAAGCTGATTTACGTGAAAAGCTATTTTCTTTTGATGGCCCCCGAAATCGTTTCCCTGTTATTTCTGCGGCTGCCATTTGGCGCAACGAGGTGCCTCCAGAATTTTTAACCGGTAAAAGAATTCTGGTCGGTGTAACCGCATCGGGTTTTGAATATTTACATCCGACGCCTTTCGGGGTGATGTCTGGTGTCGAAATTCAAGCCAATATTTTGGATACCTTGCTTCATGATCGGACAATCCATGAAGCTAGTGACATTACCAAGCTGATTGTCGCACTGGTATCTCTATGGATCTTGCTTATTGGGTTTCGCTTTTTATCGCCAAGGGCAACAATATTATTGACCGTTACCCTTGGGGTAGGGGTGCCGCTTTTATGTGCGGTTTTATTCCTGTTTTTTAATTATTGGTTCCCGCCGATCACATCCGTTGTCGGGGTGGCGTTTACCTATCCTTTTTGGGCATGGAGCCGTTTAGCCAGCCTTAG
Encoded here:
- the ribB gene encoding 3,4-dihydroxy-2-butanone-4-phosphate synthase; its protein translation is MSKNTPIVKGSTKRHPFLSSVEELIEEARNGRIFILVDDEDRENEGDLIIPAQMATPAAINFMATHGRGLVCLAMTKERVTSLGLAPMSRENNAPLQTAFTVSIEAKEGVTTGISAGDRARTIAVAIDSSRGAEDIVTPGHVFPLAAKSGGVLVRAGHTEAAVDIARLAGLNASGVICEVMKEDGTMARLDDLVTFAQRHNIKIGTIRDLIAWRREHDNNVELIEEKSFNSLYGGDWQAIRFRNKATGSESLALVKGQISADEPTLVRMHAIDPFTDMLGQTGSRQQLLSRSMEIIAKKGAGVVVLVQRSQENSADKSSVWAASRNQETIHRDYGIGAQILAELGVRDMILLTNSHHMPVALAGYGLNITGEQPITEGA
- a CDS encoding response regulator transcription factor — translated: MRIALLDDDLETAAQLNAILTEAGYDCRSFHKGYALLRMLRSETVDLLLLDWNVPDFSGIEIIEWVNKHCDPKPPILLSTARTAAEDIVTGLNAGADDYLVKPVQPEILLARVKAVLRRSYPTPPSDGIEHYDDYTFDVSREQVSLGNTLIPMTSKEFTLSLLLFRNLHRPLSRGYIFETLWGRNPDLPTRTLDTHISKIRTKLNLRPENGYRLAPVYAYGYRLERLAEKKAIAAEAVR
- a CDS encoding FecR family protein, which gives rise to MFWKRGSLRPFLLGCALLFLGSGHSEKAVAAHFENHQSVEYIVEQGDTLSSIAQRYFDRISDMEAIAKRAGVSLSQPLHAGFHLNIPKAFLRREISTAVVSHISGPVTLFIHGKRGCLQQGQPVTEQMTIETGSSGFVTLLLPDGSHVSMPSMSQITITRLRKVALTGAVERSFKLEAGHVRVHATPLFRSDSYFHIATPSSLTAVRGTDFRVHYIENSKTHKKENIVEVLEGLVTTDNHKIVYAVPGGYGTNSIEKLDFPLNTPPSPSNRLTILRDAEPDIFLSKMPTASVYYAELSKDPDFSDLLSESWLDNTDVKLQGLGDGHYYLRLSAVDNHDLEGEEKVFPIDHKTGHLEASAYSFSEGAVFQWKIPDNEVVISRLQVVASKISETAIPIVDQLGGKTGLVKISSLPEGDYYWRIIAAWPAGGQIILPFRKLHISGNNPMKKNE
- the ribD gene encoding bifunctional diaminohydroxyphosphoribosylaminopyrimidine deaminase/5-amino-6-(5-phosphoribosylamino)uracil reductase RibD, translated to MTHLENDIRWMQAAIALGERSKGLTAPSPSVGCIIVNKDNQIIGRGWTQSGGRPHAEAMALSQCQSLKGATVYVTLEPCAHKSNRGPTCSDSLVAALPERVVIACRDPDPRTNGQGISKMVAAGIKVECGLLEKQAAQSMSGFFSRQLKARPYVTLKMATSLDGCIALENGESQWITGERARAHAHLERMRSELIVVGRKTLEFDKPSLNVRLQGLGDRSPKKAVLGHGEIPSGWIGLREPTDIIKTTADHVLIEGGAKTAAAFLKADLVDRILLYRAPILIGKGLHALADIGLTNLSEAHHRWHLKERRTLGNDQLEAYLRI
- the ribH gene encoding 6,7-dimethyl-8-ribityllumazine synthase, which encodes MAKFLIVEARFYSHLNDMLIQGAKQAIEEAGHECEVITVPGALEIPAAITMASDTGLYDAFVALGVVIRGETYHFEIVASESARGVMALTLDGLVIGNGILTVENEQQALVRADPQQKNKGGDAAKAAITMFNLKKKLS
- a CDS encoding riboflavin synthase, with the protein product MFTGIVTDIGEITSVTQEGDRRIRIATEYPMDTVPTGSSIACSGVCLTVVDKGTTPRNWFEVTVSGESVSRTAPGRWEKGQKLNLERALKIGDELGGHIVTGHVDGIGKVVSITAVGDSHNFLIEAGPEVAPHIAEKGSVSLDGVSLTVNEVKDVDGKVLFSINIIPHTAEKTTLGDLKAGDFVNIEIDVLSRYLARMNALGNVAV